Proteins encoded in a region of the Patescibacteria group bacterium genome:
- a CDS encoding four helix bundle protein — MKITKVEDLNVWQEARLFCNDIYDLIKNFPADEKYNIVRHLRENARGIPANIAEGFYRYHYQDSIRFYLIARGCIGEMKSDLYISLDRGYITKEKFEDLNNKIEKILIMLNGMIKSTKNQIKNTNN, encoded by the coding sequence ATGAAAATTACAAAGGTTGAGGATTTAAATGTTTGGCAGGAAGCAAGATTGTTTTGTAATGATATTTACGATTTGATTAAAAATTTTCCAGCCGACGAAAAATATAATATAGTTAGGCATTTAAGAGAAAATGCTCGTGGCATTCCGGCAAATATTGCTGAAGGATTTTATAGATATCATTATCAGGATAGTATAAGGTTTTATTTAATCGCCAGAGGTTGTATTGGTGAAATGAAGAGCGATTTATATATTAGTTTGGATAGGGGATATATTACTAAAGAAAAATTTGAAGATTTAAATAATAAAATTGAAAAAATTTTAATAATGTTAAATGGGATGATTAAATCCACCAAAAATCAAATAAAAAACACCAATAACTAG
- the pyk gene encoding pyruvate kinase, with protein MKRTKIVCTIGPSSNSEKVLTQLIKAGMNVARLNFSHGTYPEHSRIIKLIRKLSKKFDQPITILQDLQGPRIRVGFIPGKGIFLKTGKKIILTTDLQAKTILPGERVPSKIPVTYDKLHLDVKKGEPILLADGVVKLKVVKLSGKDIECLILNDGFISSQKGINLPETRLSIPTITTKDKKDLEFGIKNNVDMVALSFVRTAKDVQDLKNIIRKLEIKFQGKKSLPTQIIVKVEKREAVKNFNQILKITDGVMVARGDLGIEMPEEDVPLAQKMMIEKCLNAAKPVIVATQMLESMILNPRPTRAEVSDVANAVIDHTDAVMLSGETAEGKYPIESVKTMAIISERTEKSKYDDFQFRFMFKDKFHTDDAISSSANSLARNLKAKAILVASLTGYTGRIVSRYRPELPILVTTNNEKVRHQLNLSWGVVPFVLPKCQTIEDLIAKALIYIKNKKFVKRGDKIIIIAGFPLGKSGNVNWIKIQEIK; from the coding sequence ATGAAGCGTACAAAAATCGTTTGCACCATCGGCCCCAGTTCCAATAGTGAAAAGGTTTTAACCCAGTTAATAAAGGCCGGCATGAATGTCGCCAGGCTTAATTTTTCCCATGGAACATATCCGGAACATTCAAGAATTATTAAGTTAATCCGTAAGTTGAGTAAAAAATTTGATCAGCCAATTACCATACTCCAAGACCTCCAAGGACCAAGGATTCGCGTTGGATTTATTCCTGGCAAAGGTATTTTTTTAAAAACTGGCAAAAAAATTATTTTAACCACTGATTTGCAGGCTAAAACTATTTTGCCAGGGGAGCGTGTGCCTTCAAAAATTCCAGTCACTTATGACAAATTGCATTTGGATGTGAAAAAAGGCGAGCCAATTCTCCTGGCTGACGGAGTTGTAAAGTTGAAGGTTGTAAAGTTGAGCGGTAAGGATATTGAATGCTTAATTTTAAATGATGGGTTTATCAGCTCGCAAAAAGGAATTAATTTGCCTGAAACAAGACTTTCCATTCCGACAATTACAACTAAGGATAAAAAGGATTTAGAGTTTGGCATTAAAAATAATGTTGACATGGTGGCCTTGTCTTTTGTGCGTACTGCCAAAGATGTTCAGGATTTGAAAAATATTATCCGCAAATTGGAAATTAAATTCCAGGGCAAAAAATCTCTGCCTACCCAGATCATTGTGAAAGTTGAAAAAAGGGAAGCAGTGAAAAATTTTAATCAGATTTTAAAAATTACTGATGGCGTGATGGTGGCGCGCGGTGATTTGGGAATTGAAATGCCAGAAGAAGATGTGCCTTTGGCGCAAAAAATGATGATTGAAAAATGTTTGAATGCTGCCAAGCCGGTCATTGTGGCTACGCAAATGTTGGAATCAATGATTCTAAATCCGCGGCCCACGCGGGCTGAAGTTTCAGATGTGGCTAATGCGGTGATTGATCACACTGATGCGGTTATGCTTTCTGGCGAAACAGCCGAAGGTAAGTATCCTATTGAATCTGTAAAGACTATGGCCATAATTTCCGAACGCACTGAAAAATCAAAATATGATGATTTCCAATTCCGTTTTATGTTCAAAGATAAGTTCCATACTGATGATGCCATTTCCTCCAGCGCCAATTCTTTAGCTCGTAATTTAAAAGCCAAGGCAATTTTGGTCGCTTCGTTAACAGGTTATACGGGCCGCATTGTTTCACGCTATCGTCCGGAACTGCCGATTTTAGTCACCACCAATAATGAAAAAGTCAGGCACCAATTAAATTTAAGCTGGGGAGTTGTGCCTTTTGTTTTGCCTAAATGCCAGACGATTGAAGATTTGATAGCCAAGGCTTTGATTTATATAAAAAATAAAAAATTCGTTAAAAGGGGTGATAAAATCATTATTATTGCCGGGTTTCCGCTTGGTAAAAGCGGGAATGTGAATTGGATAAAAATACAGGAAATTAAGTAA
- a CDS encoding GxxExxY protein, producing the protein MELLYKDLSYRVVGLCIEIYNTYGSYHKEIVYHRLIKEKLDLNGIDNISEPKIDLYSQDSGKIPGCYVPDFLIDNKIILEIKATRVNCFRDEEQLIHYLKVSNYELGYLINFGLRSLYFKRLIYTNDKKKIHTKIR; encoded by the coding sequence ATGGAATTGCTCTATAAAGATTTAAGCTACAGAGTTGTTGGCCTATGTATAGAAATTTATAACACTTACGGCTCTTATCATAAAGAAATAGTTTACCATCGCTTGATAAAAGAGAAATTAGATTTAAATGGTATTGATAATATTTCTGAACCAAAAATTGACTTATATTCACAAGATTCTGGTAAGATTCCTGGTTGTTATGTGCCAGATTTTTTGATTGATAATAAAATTATATTAGAAATAAAAGCAACTAGAGTAAATTGTTTTAGAGATGAAGAGCAATTAATCCATTATTTAAAAGTTAGCAATTATGAGTTGGGGTATTTAATAAATTTTGGTTTAAGAAGTTTATATTTTAAAAGGTTAATATATACTAATGATAAAAAGAAAATCCATACAAAAATTCGTTAA